In Schistocerca cancellata isolate TAMUIC-IGC-003103 chromosome 7, iqSchCanc2.1, whole genome shotgun sequence, a genomic segment contains:
- the LOC126092219 gene encoding tubulin-specific chaperone C, which yields MEMDKIAVEDNRDLVKEKLMRREAERQQLLEQKREEKEQRSTGEELSYFFDTFAEKQKEIENALTAAAEGLIEKTQLPNHFDRIGKNVQTLQHFLSSSTMFLRVYDIRKAQEAILTLQQRCQQLEQQLLPKKKFGFKIRKVPNKKDVIFNEKIEDTVDSHSSPVHKLLQNSKENNCGFSGRTAEILSLPHEKIYKKDVVLSNLNSCTVRLPGAPNTLYIAGLSNCKIITGPVTTSVFIENCSDCTFVLACQQLRVHSTTHSDFYLHVTSRTIIEDTTHVRFAPYNLKYENMVHHFQLAGLDVNRNNWDMVDDFNWLASDKASPNWCIMKENEWNIDWM from the coding sequence ATGGAAATGGATAAAATTGCAGTAGAGGACAACCGTGATCTTGTAAAGGAAAAACTAATGCGTAGAGAAGCAGAAAGGCAGCAACTGCTTGaacaaaaaagggaagaaaaggaaCAAAGATCAACTGGTGAAGAGCTCAGTTACTTTTTTGATACATTTGCAGAAAAACAAAAGGAGATTGAGAATGCTTTAACCGCAGCAGCAGAAGGACTTATAGAAAAAACTCAATTGCCAAATCATTTTGATAGGATTGGAAAGAATGTGCAGACCCTGCAGCATTTTTTATCTTCATCAACAATGTTTCTTCGTGTTTATGATATCCGGAAAGCTCAAGaagcaattctgactttgcagCAAAGGTGTCAGCAACTAGAGCAGCAGTTACTACCAAAGAAAAAATTTGGTTTCAAAATTCGAAAGGTGCCTAATAAGAAAGATGTAATATTCAATGAAAAAATAGAAGACACTGTAGATTCCCATTCTTCACCTGTCCACAAGCTGCTTCAGAACAGTAAGGAGAACAATTGTGGTTTCTCTGGCAGAACTGCTGAAATTCTTTCTCTTCCTcacgaaaaaatatataaaaaggatgTTGTTCTTTCTAACCTTAATAGCTGTACTGTGAGACTACCTGGAGCTCCTAATACATTGTATATTGCTGGCTTGAGCAACTGCAAAATAATAACCGGTCCTGTAACAACATCAGTTTTTATTGAAAATTGTTCAGACTGCACATTTGTTTTGGCATGTCAACAGTTAAGAGTTCACAGCACAACACACAGTGACTTTTATCTCCACGTTACAAGTCGAACTATTATAGAAGATACTACGCATGTCAGGTTTGCTCCCtataatttaaaatatgaaaatatggtGCATCATTTCCAGTTAGCAGGTTTAGATGTAAATAGAAACAACTGGGATATGGTTGATGATTTCAATTGGCTGGCAAGTGATAAAGCATCACCAAACTGGTGTATTatgaaagaaaatgaatggaaTATTGATtggatgtaa